A single genomic interval of Oceanithermus profundus DSM 14977 harbors:
- a CDS encoding ribose-phosphate diphosphokinase translates to MNRPLKVFTGKSNPALAREIAHHLELPLGRSSTEKFANDNLFVRFEESLREADVFIVQSLTPPVQDHLFELLMMIDAAKGASAHRVTAVIPYFSYARSDKKDEPRISVAARLVADLLQTAGADRVLTMTLHSPQVHGFFKVPMDHLSAEMVIANHFVTQIEDLEHAVVVAPDAGDIKRASALARRLGTPLAFIDKQRLSDTEVEARGLVGDVKSKIALVIDDEVSTAGSLVKAAETVLDAGAREVYAAVTHGVYVGPALERIAKSPIKTVAATDTCAPPDPLPEKLRVMKVAPLFAEAIDRIHRGESISALFN, encoded by the coding sequence ATGAACCGTCCCCTGAAAGTCTTTACCGGGAAGTCGAACCCTGCGCTCGCGCGCGAGATCGCCCACCACCTGGAACTGCCGCTGGGCCGCAGCAGCACCGAGAAGTTCGCGAACGACAACCTCTTCGTCCGCTTCGAGGAGTCGCTGCGCGAGGCCGACGTCTTCATCGTGCAATCGCTCACGCCCCCGGTGCAGGACCACCTCTTCGAACTGTTGATGATGATCGACGCCGCCAAGGGGGCGAGTGCGCACCGGGTGACCGCGGTGATCCCCTACTTCTCCTACGCCCGCAGCGACAAGAAGGACGAGCCGCGCATCTCGGTGGCCGCGCGGCTGGTGGCCGACCTGCTGCAGACCGCGGGCGCCGACCGGGTGCTCACCATGACGCTGCACTCGCCCCAGGTGCACGGCTTCTTCAAGGTGCCCATGGACCACCTCTCGGCCGAGATGGTGATCGCCAACCACTTCGTAACCCAGATCGAGGACCTGGAGCACGCCGTGGTGGTGGCCCCCGACGCCGGCGACATCAAGCGCGCCAGCGCGCTGGCGCGCAGGCTGGGCACGCCGCTCGCCTTCATCGACAAGCAGCGCCTCTCCGACACCGAGGTGGAGGCGCGCGGCCTGGTGGGCGACGTGAAGAGCAAGATCGCCCTGGTGATCGACGACGAGGTCTCGACCGCGGGCTCGCTCGTCAAGGCCGCCGAAACCGTGCTGGACGCCGGCGCGCGCGAGGTCTACGCCGCGGTGACCCACGGGGTCTACGTGGGCCCGGCGCTCGAGCGCATCGCGAAGAGCCCCATCAAGACGGTCGCCGCCACCGACACCTGCGCCCCGCCCGATCCCCTACCCGAAAAGCTGCGGGTGATGAAGGTGGCCCCGCTCTTCGCCGAGGCCATCGACCGCATCCACCGGGGCGAGTCCATCTCGGCGCTGTTCAACTAG
- a CDS encoding inosine/xanthosine triphosphatase — protein sequence MEIALGSTNAVKVLALRWALERLGLDVEPRPVEVPSGVAAQPLSEAETVAGALARARAARAALGAALGVGIEGGVDLEGGWVVNVAAVDDGARSALGRSPGVRLPADWLAALRAGESLGELIEARYGPEARALGAMGVFTGGALTRQEASAQAALAALGRYFALVAEGGGE from the coding sequence GTGGAAATCGCCCTGGGGAGCACGAACGCGGTCAAGGTGCTGGCTCTTCGGTGGGCGCTCGAGCGCCTGGGGCTCGACGTCGAGCCGCGCCCGGTGGAGGTGCCGAGCGGCGTGGCCGCCCAGCCCCTGAGCGAGGCCGAGACCGTGGCCGGGGCGCTGGCGCGCGCCCGGGCGGCGCGCGCGGCGCTGGGGGCCGCGCTGGGCGTGGGCATCGAGGGCGGGGTGGACCTGGAAGGGGGCTGGGTCGTCAACGTGGCCGCGGTGGACGACGGCGCGCGCAGCGCGCTTGGGCGCAGCCCCGGGGTGCGGCTTCCGGCCGACTGGCTGGCGGCGCTAAGGGCGGGGGAGAGTCTGGGCGAGCTCATCGAGGCCCGTTACGGCCCCGAGGCACGGGCGCTGGGGGCGATGGGCGTCTTCACCGGCGGCGCGCTCACCCGCCAGGAGGCCAGCGCCCAGGCGGCGCTAGCCGCGCTCGGCCGTTACTTCGCGCTGGTGGCGGAGGGCGGCGGCGAGTGA
- a CDS encoding glycoside hydrolase family 13 protein produces MNYHDHDPDCIDPLVPELGGEVRLRVRTAARRGQLVYLHHGELVRLELTPVAGGLEARVPVVEPVLRYAFFLEGRFFGSHGDEGALPRYDRFFHLLTAPGVPDWAAGRVFYQIFPDRFRNGRPELSPRSGEWKYQGKPIVAKPWGAPPDPAQGAREFYGGDLWGVVEALDYLDDLGVGGLYLTPIFKSPSSHRYDTEDYHQIDPHLGGRAAFDALVEGLHRRGMKLVLDGVFNHTGDRFFGFQEALESPHSPWREAFTFLPGGHYAAFFGVPTLPKLNYASELVWRYFVTGPDAVVRYWIRAGADGWRLDVAQQIGEGATDRGNARVLRAIKEAARAEDPGAYVFGELAFDTVPYLRAHTLDGAMHYAGFANPLLEWLGGRDWYGHPVRTGAAEVWRALWDHYAALPLGVRQAMYTLIGSHDVPRPLWRLRGDVEKLKLLFGVLLTFPGAPGIYYGDEIGLDQANPYDEWRGDPLNRGTFPWEPERWNEDVRGWVRRLVRLRRERVELRRGGLLPLAGPEGALAYRRRYRGRELWVLAAPEPVRWRLPRARELVAEREVEGELEWRGMLVLEPLEGGGDA; encoded by the coding sequence ATGAACTACCACGACCACGACCCCGACTGCATCGACCCCCTGGTGCCCGAGCTGGGGGGCGAGGTGCGCCTTCGCGTGCGCACCGCGGCCCGCCGCGGGCAGCTCGTCTACCTGCACCACGGCGAGCTGGTGCGGCTCGAGCTGACCCCGGTCGCCGGCGGGCTGGAGGCGCGGGTGCCGGTGGTGGAGCCGGTGCTGCGCTACGCCTTCTTCCTGGAGGGCCGCTTCTTCGGCAGCCACGGCGACGAGGGCGCGCTGCCGCGCTACGACCGCTTCTTCCACCTGCTTACCGCCCCGGGCGTGCCCGACTGGGCCGCGGGGCGGGTCTTCTACCAGATCTTTCCCGACCGGTTCCGAAACGGCCGGCCCGAGCTAAGCCCGCGTTCGGGCGAGTGGAAGTACCAGGGCAAGCCGATCGTGGCCAAACCCTGGGGCGCGCCGCCCGATCCGGCGCAGGGCGCGCGCGAGTTCTACGGCGGCGACCTCTGGGGCGTGGTCGAGGCGCTCGACTACCTGGACGATCTGGGCGTCGGTGGCCTTTACCTGACGCCCATCTTCAAGAGCCCTTCGAGCCACCGCTACGACACCGAGGACTACCACCAGATCGACCCCCACCTGGGCGGCCGGGCGGCCTTCGACGCCCTCGTCGAAGGCCTGCACCGGCGCGGCATGAAGCTGGTGCTCGACGGCGTCTTCAACCACACCGGCGACCGCTTCTTCGGCTTCCAGGAGGCGCTAGAGAGCCCCCACTCGCCCTGGCGCGAGGCCTTCACCTTCCTTCCGGGCGGCCACTACGCCGCCTTCTTCGGGGTGCCGACGCTGCCCAAGCTGAACTACGCCAGCGAGCTGGTCTGGCGCTACTTCGTCACCGGACCCGACGCGGTGGTGCGCTACTGGATCCGCGCCGGCGCCGACGGCTGGCGGCTCGACGTGGCCCAGCAGATCGGCGAGGGGGCCACCGACCGGGGCAACGCCCGGGTGCTGCGGGCCATCAAGGAGGCGGCCCGGGCCGAGGACCCCGGGGCCTACGTCTTCGGCGAGCTGGCCTTCGACACCGTACCCTACTTGCGCGCGCACACCCTCGACGGGGCGATGCACTACGCCGGCTTCGCCAATCCGCTGCTCGAGTGGCTGGGCGGGCGCGACTGGTACGGCCATCCGGTGCGCACCGGCGCGGCCGAGGTCTGGCGGGCGCTGTGGGACCACTACGCCGCCCTGCCGCTGGGGGTGCGCCAGGCGATGTACACCCTGATCGGCTCCCACGACGTGCCCCGGCCGTTGTGGCGGTTGCGGGGCGACGTGGAGAAGCTGAAGCTGCTCTTCGGGGTGCTGCTGACGTTCCCCGGCGCGCCCGGCATCTACTACGGCGACGAGATCGGCCTCGACCAGGCCAACCCGTACGACGAATGGCGCGGCGACCCGCTGAACCGCGGTACCTTCCCCTGGGAGCCGGAGCGCTGGAACGAGGACGTGCGCGGCTGGGTGCGGCGGCTGGTGCGGCTGCGCCGGGAGCGCGTGGAGCTGCGCCGCGGGGGGCTCTTGCCGCTCGCGGGGCCCGAGGGGGCGCTGGCCTACCGGCGGCGCTACCGCGGGCGCGAGCTGTGGGTGCTGGCCGCGCCCGAGCCGGTGCGCTGGCGCCTGCCGCGGGCGCGCGAGCTCGTTGCGGAACGGGAAGTGGAAGGCGAGTTGGAGTGGCGGGGCATGCTGGTGCTCGAGCCGCTGGAAGGAGGAGGGGATGCGTAA
- a CDS encoding DUF72 domain-containing protein: MAGLLEPLMLYLGTSGWPSEGDWAGLSPRQRRRRYFERFNSIELTQTYRRVPDWDVVGRWRAYAPRGFVYSWVAPRYLTYRPGGAERRGLRRFLRRHKRLGRARGGVRFAVPTGTDPAAFGEWLALLAELELPGDYAFEVEEKLGELLEPYGWTAVNRPGAWQYTLDRPPLPNLPGYAYFSSLAAALRHQREVTAERG, from the coding sequence GTGGCTGGCCTACTGGAGCCGCTGATGCTCTACCTGGGCACCTCGGGCTGGCCGAGCGAGGGCGACTGGGCGGGGCTCTCGCCCCGGCAGCGCCGCCGGCGCTACTTCGAGCGCTTCAACTCGATCGAGCTGACCCAGACCTACCGCCGCGTGCCCGACTGGGACGTGGTCGGCCGCTGGCGCGCCTACGCGCCGCGGGGCTTCGTCTACTCCTGGGTCGCGCCCCGCTACCTGACCTACCGCCCCGGCGGCGCGGAGCGCCGCGGCCTGCGCCGCTTCCTGCGCCGCCACAAACGGCTGGGCCGCGCCCGCGGCGGGGTGCGCTTCGCGGTGCCAACCGGTACCGACCCGGCGGCTTTCGGCGAGTGGCTGGCTCTGCTCGCGGAGCTCGAGCTCCCCGGCGACTACGCTTTCGAGGTCGAAGAGAAGCTCGGCGAGCTGCTGGAACCCTACGGCTGGACCGCGGTGAACCGGCCCGGCGCTTGGCAGTACACGCTCGACCGCCCGCCGCTGCCGAACCTACCCGGCTACGCCTACTTCAGCTCACTCGCCGCCGCCCTCCGCCACCAGCGCGAAGTAACGGCCGAGCGCGGCTAG
- a CDS encoding alpha/beta hydrolase: MAVKERLYLEGVPLILALPERPRGWVLFLHGAGGSKERTARLAAPFHARGLATVHPDAPLHGERAEDRWRFDPKDRENYLEGVVRAIAAQTAELPRLAAALAARSELAGLPLLAAGASMGGYVWHELISRGLLRPQAAAILISSGFPLDAPPDFVKAHPEWAEAYENPPVTRAAAYPPTPILHLHGARDPVVPPTRMEETVAALRAAYKERDGRLARIVFEGVGHELPEVMLEQAAGWLAYWSR, from the coding sequence ATGGCCGTCAAGGAACGCCTCTACCTGGAAGGCGTGCCGCTCATCCTGGCCCTGCCCGAGCGGCCCCGGGGCTGGGTGCTGTTCCTGCACGGCGCGGGCGGCTCCAAGGAGCGCACCGCCCGCCTGGCCGCGCCCTTCCACGCCCGCGGCCTCGCCACCGTCCACCCCGACGCGCCGCTGCACGGCGAGCGGGCCGAGGACCGCTGGCGCTTCGACCCGAAAGACCGCGAAAACTACCTCGAGGGCGTGGTGCGGGCGATCGCCGCCCAGACCGCGGAGCTGCCCCGCCTGGCCGCGGCCCTGGCCGCGCGTTCCGAGCTCGCCGGCCTGCCGCTGCTGGCCGCGGGCGCGAGCATGGGCGGCTACGTCTGGCACGAGCTGATCTCGCGCGGGCTGCTGCGTCCGCAGGCGGCGGCGATCCTGATCTCCAGCGGCTTCCCGCTCGACGCCCCGCCCGACTTCGTAAAGGCCCACCCCGAGTGGGCCGAGGCCTACGAAAACCCGCCCGTCACCCGCGCCGCCGCCTACCCGCCCACGCCCATCCTGCACCTGCACGGCGCGCGCGACCCGGTGGTGCCGCCGACGCGGATGGAAGAGACGGTGGCCGCCCTGCGCGCCGCCTACAAGGAACGCGACGGACGCCTGGCCCGGATCGTCTTCGAGGGCGTGGGGCACGAGCTGCCCGAGGTCATGCTGGAGCAGGCCGCCGGGTGGCTGGCCTACTGGAGCCGCTGA
- a CDS encoding alpha-amylase family glycosyl hydrolase — MRKLITFLLVLVLGLALAVKVTFKYTPPPGLAVDSVSLRGSFNNWGETPMQPQPDGSWAVTLDLDPGEYTYKFFINGQWPKDMCDDPTFGRPMVDPTADGCTDDGFGGQNAVRIVEAPVVKKASGPVELAFEHDPAQARYLSVADGRLAVRFSAGAGSVASAELIAGDARYEMYPQLEARGRAFWRVSLPDAPTSYRIHVVQTDGREATFGPFTYGGQAFRGLDWVGERVGYQIFPERFRNGEPGNDELALASDEYIFNARWRRLDPENKPFLSPWNGPVTPQLCCHQYFGGDLTGVIQKLDYLARQGVGLVYLNPVFDSGSAHGYDTHDYLKVSPKFGDKAVLRVLLDGAHARGIKVLFDFVPNHTGLGFWAFRDVVRRGPNSPYWNWYFIKKWPFEPGDASAYEAWWNIGSLPKLNTGNPAVRRYLLEVAKYWIRFGFDGVRVDVPGDLIDAHGFFAEMRRELKKVNPEAYLVAEIWQADASWLEGDEFDSLMNYALGRGAILKYAKGKPAAFANGKRALREMSQVYAVLPEAATDMGFNLIDSHDTSRLLTDLGGGKFGQQPSPEGLARQRLATAILYTLPGVPVHFQGDECAFVGEKDPYDKQRYPLQWERCDAEMQAFYRGLATLKESLPAFDTAVWRAYLGEGPLLGFYRGEPGPGEVLALFNNSTEPQTAPLPPGAWQDVQTRRTYRKQVPLEPLGWRYLRHRP, encoded by the coding sequence ATGCGTAAACTCATCACGTTCTTGCTGGTGCTGGTTCTGGGTCTGGCCCTGGCCGTCAAGGTGACCTTCAAGTACACGCCGCCGCCGGGGCTGGCGGTGGACTCGGTCAGCCTGCGCGGCAGCTTCAACAACTGGGGCGAAACGCCGATGCAGCCCCAGCCCGACGGTTCCTGGGCGGTGACCCTCGACCTCGACCCGGGCGAATACACCTACAAGTTCTTCATCAACGGCCAGTGGCCGAAGGACATGTGCGACGACCCCACCTTCGGCCGTCCCATGGTCGACCCGACCGCCGACGGCTGCACCGACGACGGTTTCGGCGGCCAGAACGCGGTGCGCATCGTGGAAGCTCCGGTCGTCAAGAAGGCCAGCGGACCGGTGGAGCTCGCCTTCGAGCACGACCCCGCCCAGGCGCGCTACCTCTCGGTGGCCGACGGCCGGCTGGCCGTGCGTTTTTCGGCCGGGGCGGGCAGCGTAGCGAGCGCGGAGCTGATCGCCGGGGACGCGCGCTACGAGATGTACCCGCAGCTCGAGGCACGGGGGCGGGCGTTCTGGCGCGTCAGCCTGCCCGACGCGCCTACGAGCTACCGCATCCACGTGGTCCAAACGGACGGGCGCGAGGCCACCTTCGGCCCCTTTACCTACGGCGGGCAGGCCTTCCGCGGCCTCGACTGGGTGGGCGAGCGGGTGGGCTACCAGATCTTCCCGGAGCGTTTCAGGAACGGCGAGCCGGGCAACGATGAGCTGGCGCTGGCCAGCGACGAGTACATCTTCAACGCCCGGTGGCGGCGGCTCGACCCCGAGAACAAGCCCTTCCTCTCGCCCTGGAACGGACCGGTCACGCCGCAGCTCTGCTGCCACCAGTACTTCGGCGGCGACCTTACCGGCGTGATCCAAAAGCTCGACTACCTGGCCCGTCAGGGGGTGGGGCTCGTCTACCTGAACCCCGTCTTCGACTCGGGATCGGCCCATGGCTACGACACCCACGACTACCTCAAGGTCTCGCCCAAGTTCGGCGACAAGGCCGTGCTGCGGGTCCTCCTCGACGGGGCCCACGCCCGCGGCATCAAGGTGCTCTTCGACTTCGTGCCCAATCACACCGGGCTGGGTTTCTGGGCCTTCCGCGACGTGGTGAGGCGCGGCCCCAACTCGCCCTACTGGAACTGGTACTTCATCAAGAAGTGGCCCTTCGAGCCGGGCGACGCCAGCGCCTACGAGGCCTGGTGGAACATCGGCAGCCTGCCCAAACTGAACACCGGCAACCCCGCGGTGCGGCGGTACCTGCTCGAGGTGGCGAAGTACTGGATCCGCTTCGGCTTCGACGGCGTTCGGGTGGACGTTCCGGGCGACCTCATCGACGCCCACGGCTTCTTCGCCGAGATGCGGCGCGAGCTCAAGAAGGTCAACCCCGAGGCCTACCTGGTGGCCGAGATCTGGCAGGCCGACGCCAGCTGGCTCGAGGGGGACGAGTTCGACAGCCTGATGAACTACGCCCTGGGCCGCGGCGCGATCCTCAAGTACGCCAAGGGCAAGCCGGCGGCGTTCGCCAACGGCAAGCGCGCGCTGCGGGAGATGAGCCAGGTCTACGCGGTGCTGCCGGAGGCGGCGACCGACATGGGCTTCAACCTCATCGACTCGCACGACACCAGCCGCCTGCTCACCGACCTGGGCGGAGGAAAGTTCGGCCAGCAGCCCTCGCCCGAGGGGTTGGCGCGGCAGCGTCTGGCGACGGCGATCCTCTACACGCTGCCCGGCGTGCCGGTGCACTTCCAGGGCGACGAGTGCGCCTTCGTGGGCGAGAAGGACCCCTACGACAAGCAGCGCTACCCCCTGCAGTGGGAGCGCTGCGACGCCGAGATGCAGGCCTTCTACCGCGGGCTGGCGACGTTGAAGGAAAGCCTGCCCGCCTTCGATACCGCCGTCTGGCGCGCCTACCTGGGCGAGGGGCCGCTTCTCGGTTTCTACCGCGGCGAGCCCGGCCCCGGAGAGGTGCTGGCGCTTTTCAACAACTCCACGGAGCCCCAGACCGCGCCGCTGCCCCCGGGCGCCTGGCAGGACGTGCAGACCCGGCGGACCTACCGCAAACAGGTGCCGCTCGAGCCGCTGGGGTGGCGCTACCTGCGCCACCGCCCCTGA
- a CDS encoding tRNA dihydrouridine synthase gives MREWPLSPNDDGAVLAPMASLTDAPFRLVSERFGALWAVGEMVMAGSLLQESVEGWRLLRLHPEERSRVVQLAGADPGEVARAAARVRERVGPRAIDLNMGCPMPKVTARGAGAALMDDPARAARMVAGVREATGLPVSVKLRLGFSRANAVEVARALEQAGAALLRVHGRTAQQRYGGRADWDAVREVARAVRIPVVGTGDVRSVEDYRARRGLGVGAAVARGALGRPWFFAEVRRERVDAAARRAAAREHLSLHLAWYADRGEVWALRAFRGHLKAYLSAAPAEVRARALALERAEEVAEVLGAWVGVGGT, from the coding sequence GTGCGCGAATGGCCGCTCTCCCCAAACGATGACGGGGCGGTGCTCGCCCCCATGGCCAGCCTCACCGACGCGCCCTTCCGGCTCGTCAGCGAGCGCTTCGGGGCGCTGTGGGCGGTGGGGGAGATGGTCATGGCGGGCTCGCTGCTGCAGGAGTCGGTGGAGGGGTGGCGGCTCTTGCGGCTCCACCCCGAGGAGCGTTCGCGGGTGGTGCAGCTCGCGGGCGCGGACCCGGGCGAGGTCGCCCGGGCCGCGGCCCGGGTACGGGAGCGGGTGGGCCCCCGCGCCATCGACCTGAACATGGGCTGCCCCATGCCCAAGGTGACGGCGCGGGGCGCGGGGGCGGCGCTGATGGACGACCCCGCGCGGGCGGCACGCATGGTGGCCGGAGTGCGCGAAGCGACCGGCCTGCCGGTGAGCGTGAAACTGCGGCTCGGGTTTTCGCGGGCGAACGCGGTGGAGGTGGCCCGGGCGCTTGAGCAGGCCGGGGCGGCGCTGCTGCGCGTGCACGGGCGCACGGCGCAGCAGCGCTACGGGGGCCGGGCCGACTGGGACGCGGTGCGCGAGGTGGCGCGGGCGGTGCGGATTCCCGTGGTGGGGACGGGCGACGTGCGCAGCGTGGAAGACTACCGCGCCCGCCGCGGCCTGGGGGTGGGCGCGGCCGTGGCGCGGGGCGCGCTGGGGCGGCCGTGGTTCTTCGCCGAGGTGCGCCGCGAGCGGGTGGACGCCGCCGCGCGGCGCGCGGCGGCCCGGGAGCACCTGAGCCTCCACCTGGCGTGGTACGCGGACCGCGGCGAGGTCTGGGCGCTGCGCGCCTTTCGCGGGCACCTAAAGGCCTACCTGAGCGCGGCCCCGGCCGAGGTGCGCGCCCGGGCGCTGGCGCTCGAGCGGGCGGAGGAGGTGGCCGAGGTGCTGGGGGCGTGGGTGGGTGTAGGTGGTACGTAG
- a CDS encoding YeiH family protein encodes MPFSRQNAPHTFHGLLFVALFSLAAFQISAWPPVAALRLSPLIVGIVLGMFYANTLRGHLPATWVPGIQFSAKTLLRLAVVLYGFRITFQQIAQVGAPGLIVSTFMLATTFLIGAFVGVRLLRMDRDTTLLTASGSSVCGAAAVLATEATLDAKPYKSAVAVGTVVLFGTLSMFLYPLLFRAGVLQMDPAAYGLYVGATVHEVAQVVGAGSAVSPAATDSAVIVKMTRVMLLVPLLLMLGVAVRSRGRVKVPWFAVYFVGVAAFHSLHWLPDAWVREINVLDTFLLTMAMTALGMETGLDKFRQAGAKPLLLAGAMYVWLLGGGYLLVHWLAGRFTI; translated from the coding sequence ATGCCGTTTAGCCGCCAAAACGCCCCGCACACCTTCCACGGCCTTCTCTTCGTCGCGCTATTTTCGCTCGCTGCCTTTCAGATCAGCGCCTGGCCTCCGGTCGCCGCACTGCGGCTCAGTCCGCTGATCGTCGGCATCGTCCTGGGCATGTTCTACGCAAACACCCTGCGGGGCCACCTGCCCGCAACCTGGGTGCCGGGCATCCAGTTCTCCGCCAAGACGCTGCTGCGCCTTGCCGTGGTGCTCTACGGTTTTCGCATTACCTTCCAGCAAATCGCCCAGGTGGGGGCTCCGGGCCTGATTGTGTCGACCTTCATGCTCGCCACCACCTTTCTGATCGGCGCCTTCGTGGGGGTGCGGCTGCTGCGTATGGACCGGGACACCACCCTGCTGACCGCTTCGGGTTCCTCGGTCTGCGGCGCGGCGGCGGTGCTGGCCACCGAGGCCACGCTCGACGCCAAACCCTACAAGAGCGCGGTGGCGGTGGGCACCGTCGTTCTTTTCGGCACCCTTTCGATGTTCCTCTACCCCCTGCTGTTTCGCGCCGGCGTGCTGCAGATGGACCCCGCCGCCTACGGGCTCTACGTCGGGGCCACGGTTCACGAGGTGGCGCAGGTCGTGGGCGCCGGCAGCGCGGTGAGCCCGGCCGCCACGGACAGCGCCGTCATCGTCAAGATGACCCGGGTGATGCTGCTGGTGCCGCTGCTGCTGATGCTGGGCGTGGCCGTGAGGAGCCGCGGCCGGGTGAAGGTGCCTTGGTTCGCGGTCTACTTCGTGGGCGTGGCGGCGTTCCACTCGCTGCACTGGCTGCCGGACGCCTGGGTGCGCGAGATCAACGTACTCGACACCTTCCTGCTCACCATGGCCATGACCGCGCTGGGCATGGAAACGGGACTGGACAAGTTCCGCCAGGCCGGCGCGAAGCCCTTGCTGCTGGCGGGCGCGATGTACGTCTGGCTGCTGGGCGGGGGCTACCTGCTGGTGCACTGGCTCGCGGGCCGCTTCACGATCTAG